One segment of Balaenoptera ricei isolate mBalRic1 chromosome 8, mBalRic1.hap2, whole genome shotgun sequence DNA contains the following:
- the LOC132369856 gene encoding LOW QUALITY PROTEIN: intraflagellar transport-associated protein-like (The sequence of the model RefSeq protein was modified relative to this genomic sequence to represent the inferred CDS: inserted 1 base in 1 codon), with the protein MNRNACQIPELEVMDEDRHIEEVLDKFVNCHEQTYEXFLSTFTHLSKDNVTKRGAFGTNSSENNFTSVKFTQRNEPNDHHLSNKAIFLCTSSQCSEEEQIVMDEGQKVGSSFQGDLNRAGKVKVDNFLDLEDLDLDEEIKPQMSKDLLLLPGEVEQDMSMSVPSYIPSVAQPLMSGVKPRPTGKGADKQREEIVGDEVWPFSLDEEFDYDAVMLTPKFTPAEIDAIKELCKQKSKSTDLEKPRD; encoded by the exons ATGAATAGGAATGCCTGCCAGATACCAGAATTGGAGGTGATGGATGAAGATCGGCATATTGAAGAAGTCTTGGATAAGTTTGTTAATTGTCACGAGCAAACATACG GATTTCTGAGCACTTTCACTCATCTTTCAAAAGATAATGTGACCAAAAGAGGAGCCTTTGGAACCAAttcttcagaaaataattttacttcagtaaaatttactCAGAGAAATGAACCAAATGATCACCATCTTAGCAATAAAGCCATCTTTCTTTGTACTTCGTCACAGTGTTCAGAAGAGGAACAGATAGTGATGGATGAAGGCCAAAAAGTTGGCAGTTCCTTTCAAGGTGATCTGAATCGGGCAGGAAAGGTGAAGGTAGACAACTTCCTTGATTTAGAAGATTTGGACTTGGATGAAGAGATTAAGCCCCAAATGAGTAAGGATTTGCTGCTGCTTCCAGGAGAGGTGGAGCAGGACATGAGCATGAGTGTTCCTTCTTACATTCCTTCCGTGGCCCAGCCTCTTATGTCTGGAGTGAAGCCAAGGCCCACTGGAAAAGGAGCAGACAAACAAAGGGAAGAGATAGTCGGAGATGAAGTTTGGCCCTTCTCACTTGATGAAGAATTTGATTATGACGCTGTGATGCTAACCCCCAAGTTCACTCCTGCAGAGATAGATGCCATCAAAGAGCTATGCAAGCAAAAGAGCAAGAGCACAGACTTAGAGAAACCCCGTGACTGA